The Musa acuminata AAA Group cultivar baxijiao chromosome BXJ2-2, Cavendish_Baxijiao_AAA, whole genome shotgun sequence genome has a segment encoding these proteins:
- the LOC135604808 gene encoding uncharacterized protein LOC135604808, translating to MKQLDNGKGRRVHPTPLTGAAATRDLLAALPATVLALAATLTAAEQEVLAYLLSGGGGGGTWRERRRRRAHPPELGCGCFGCYKSFWARWDASPNRHVIHRIIDIVEESSEARELDRGSGSRRRRRSGRGGRKDAGLAAEVAAAGVEESLGVVGMGFSRLDGGRLADDDGEDGDDDGEEVNVGSNSNNNANGGCNSVRRFMSFIGERVWGAWN from the coding sequence ATGAAGCAGCTGGATAACGGGAAAGGGCGCAGGGTCCACCCAACCCCACTAACGGGGGCAGCGGCGACGCGGGACCTCCTGGCTGCGCTCCCCGCGACGGTGCTGGCCCTGGCAGCGACGCTGACTGCGGCGGAGCAGGAGGTCCTGGCGTACTTGCTCTCCGGAGGAGGCGGCGGGGGAACGTGGagggagcggcggcggcggcgggctcACCCGCCGGAGCTGGGTTGCGGGTGCTTCGGTTGCTACAAGAGCTTCTGGGCGCGGTGGGACGCGTCGCCAAATCGACACGTCATACACAGGATCATCGACATCGTGGAGGAGAGCTCGGAGGCCAGAGAGCTTGACCGCGGGAGTGGCAGCAGAAGGAGAAGGCGGAGCGGCCGCGGCGGGAGGAAGGACGCTGGCTTGGCGGCGGAGGTCGCGGCAGCTGGGGTGGAGGAGAGCTTGGGGGTGGTGGGGATGGGATTCTCCCGGTTGGATGGAGGACGCTTGGCGGACGATGATGGCGAGGACGGTGATGATGATGGAGAGGAGGTAAATGTTggcagcaacagcaacaacaacgcTAATGGAGGTTGCAACTCTGTGAGGAGATTCATGAGCTTCATTGGGGAAAGAGTTTGGGGAGCTTGGAATTGA